Genomic DNA from Gilliamella sp. ESL0441:
AAAAATCTTTGCTGGTGGTGATGCAGTAAGAGGATCGGATTTAGTGGTGACTGCCATTAGCGAAGGTCGCAAAGCGGCAGAAGGGATTTTAGATTATTTAGAAGTATAAAGCGATTGACTAAGTTAACCTTATGCCCATACCCTACTGAGCGGGAGTAAGGTTTACTACTCAATATTTATTGATCTGTCTAAACCATAACGTTTATTGATTACAACCTAAATATCGTTATTTATCGGATTGAAATTGCCAATGAATATTTACTTTGATAATTGGCATTAGATTACCATTAGCTGATACCATGAATTTGTATCAGCTAATACCCTTTAATTATTGGATTATCTGGCTATAAATAGACAACCTGAGAACCATTTTCAGGATTTTTAGTCGCCTCAGCAAACCCTTCTAAGAAAAAGGCAAGATGATCTGCTTCATCCCCTAAAAGGCGCCCTTTGACTTTATTCCAAGTTAATAACACGATAGCTGCTTGTGGTTCACAACTAATTAACATCGGTTGTTCAAGTTCTTCATTCCAATAAAACTCACCACCGTATAATTTTTGGGCTGTCAGTAATAAGTAACATCCATACTCTTGAGCAATCATATTAAGCTGTTCTTCAGGAATACTGAAATTTTTCTCAGCTAATTCACCAATAATCATTTCAACAACAGAAATACTTTTTTCGGAATAATCGAGCTGGTTAATACTCCACGTTGGACTATGTAAAATGGCATTTTGTGCCCATGCTTCGATTTCTTGAAATAATTCATTTTTTTCAGTCATATTTATTTACTTCGCTAGTTGATATTTCCAATTGTTTAACAAGTTGCCATGCGGCTTCCATTTCTTCAAGTGTTGCATCCGTTAAACGACGATTATTTTGTTTCAGTATTGCTTCAACTTGTTTAAATCGACGTTCAAATTTATGATTTGCCCGTTGTAAACAGAGCTCCGATTTAACTTTTAGATGTCTGGCTAAATTGACGGTCGCAAAAAACAGATCCCCCAGTTCTTCCTCGATTTTTGAATGATCTTGTACCGTTTTATTCAGCTCATGTTCTACTTCGTCGAGCTCTTCCTTAACTTTATCTAAAACTGGGGTTAACTCCTGCCAATCAAACCCAACCGATGCACAACGTTTTTGGATTTTTTCGGCTTTCATTAAAGCAGGAATGGCGTTAGGTATGTCATCTAACAATGAGTATTGAGCTCGCTCGTCACGCTCTTTTTGTTTTAATTGTTCCCAATTCGGTTTTTCAGTTGTCTTATCATCAAAAATATGCGGATGACGACTAACTAATTTTTCAGCAAC
This window encodes:
- the mazG gene encoding nucleoside triphosphate pyrophosphohydrolase, which codes for MEQLKRLLAITKQLRDPIEGCEWDRVQTFDSLKSYTLEETYEVLDAIDKQDMNELKKELGDLLFQIVFYADLASEQGQFDFEDICQAVAEKLVSRHPHIFDDKTTEKPNWEQLKQKERDERAQYSLLDDIPNAIPALMKAEKIQKRCASVGFDWQELTPVLDKVKEELDEVEHELNKTVQDHSKIEEELGDLFFATVNLARHLKVKSELCLQRANHKFERRFKQVEAILKQNNRRLTDATLEEMEAAWQLVKQLEISTSEVNKYD